The proteins below are encoded in one region of Methanofollis sp.:
- a CDS encoding NADH-quinone oxidoreductase subunit B family protein produces MTDLLQKLKNAVRSRSIHVAYVDTGSCNGCDIEVLACLSPRYDLEQYGIYVHNNPREADVLLVIGCCTPQWEDKLKGLWEKIPEPKVAIAIGNCPISGCVFNREGGYVNPPASKHIPIAASVPGCPPRPTEIIRAILSLAPTIFADYEEKKQ; encoded by the coding sequence ATGACAGACCTGCTCCAGAAACTCAAAAACGCCGTGCGGTCGCGCTCGATCCATGTGGCCTACGTGGACACAGGATCGTGCAATGGCTGCGATATCGAGGTGCTCGCATGCCTCTCCCCCCGCTACGACCTCGAACAGTACGGGATCTATGTCCACAACAACCCGAGAGAGGCCGACGTCCTCCTGGTGATCGGGTGCTGCACCCCGCAGTGGGAGGACAAACTCAAGGGCCTCTGGGAAAAGATCCCCGAGCCCAAGGTGGCGATCGCCATCGGCAACTGCCCGATCTCGGGCTGCGTCTTCAACAGGGAAGGCGGGTACGTCAACCCCCCGGCCTCGAAACACATACCGATCGCAGCCTCGGTCCCCGGATGCCCGCCCCGCCCGACCGAGATCATCAGGGCGATCCTCTCGCTCGCGCCGACGATCTTTGCAGACTATGAGGAGAAAAAACAATGA